The window AGAGCGCCGGCGCCGACCCCGGCCCGATCTGCTATGGCCGGGGCGGGACCCGGCTCACCGTCACCGACGCCCAAGTCTGGCTGGGACGGATCCCGCCCGAGCATTTCCTCGGCGGCCGAATGAAAATCCACCGCGAGAAGATCCGGCAGCCGCTTCGGCGCCTGGCTCGGCAGCTCAAGCTCGGGCTCGAAGCGGCGGCCGAGGGCGTCTTGGCCGTCGCCAACGCCAACATCGTGCGGGCCCTGCGGGTGCTTTCGCTGGAGCGGGGCTACGATCCCCGCGATTTCTTGCTTTTGCCCTTCGGCGGCGCCGGCGGCCTCCATGCCGCCGATCTGGCCGAGGAATTGGGCATGGGCCGGATCCTCCTCCCGCCCCATCCCGGCTTGCTTTCGGCTCTGGGCATGGCCTTCGCCGATTATCGCAAGGACTACGTTCGAACCTTGCTTTGGCCGGCGAGCGCGGCCGGCTTCGGCCGCCTCCAGCGCCAGCTCGCCGATTTGAAGCGGCAAGCCGAGCGGCAGGCTCGCGACGAAGGCATCGCCGCCGCCTCCCAAAAAATTCGGGCCAGCCTCGACCTGCGCTACCGCGGCCAGTCCCACGAATTGAGCGTCCCTTTCGGCCCGCGCTGGAAATCGGCTTTCGAATCCGAGCATCTCCGCCGCTTCGGCTATCGCCACCGCCGCCGCCCGCTGGAGGTGGTCAATCTGCGGCTGGAGCTCAGCGCCCGCGAGGCCCGACCGCCGGTGGATTTTTCGGCGGCCTCCGCCGCGAGCCGGCCCGCCGCCGAATTCAACCGCCTCCACTGGAACGGCCGATGGATCGAAGCCCCGGTTCACCGCCGCCAAGGCTTGGCCGCCGGCTTCTCGGCCGCCGGACCGGCGCTCTTGGTCGAGCCGAGCGCCACCGCCTTCCTCAAGCCCGGATGGAAAATGACGGTTGCGGCCCAAGGCCATCTGCTCTTCGAAAATAAGACCGTAAGGAGACCTCGTGGCTAAAGCCTTCGACCCCATCGCCCTCGAGCTCTTCCGCCACCGCTTCGCCTCGCTCTGCGAGGAGATGGGCGCCCTGCTCGGGCGCAGCGCCTTCTCGCCCAACATCAAGGAGCGCCGCGACTACTCCTGCGCGATCTTCGACGCCGCCGGGGCGATGGCGGCTCAGGCCGCCCACATCCCGGTCCACTTGGGCTCGATGCCGCTCAGCGTGAAGGCGGCGCTGCGAGCCTTCCCGCTGAGGCCCGGCGACGTCATCCTGCTCAACGATCCCTATCGCGGCGGCACTCACCTGCCGGACATCACGGTGGTCACGCCGATCTTCGCGCCCGGCCGGCACCGTCCTCTCTTTTATGCCGCCAATCGGGCCCATCACAGCGACGTCGGCGGCAAAACGCCGGGCTCGATGCCATTGGCCACCCACCTGGAGGAGGAAGGAGTGGTCATCCCTCCGACCCTGCTTTTGGAAAGGGGCCGTTGGAACCGGACCTTTCTCCGCCGCTTCCTTCGCCAAGTCCGCCGTCCCGAGGAACGCCGAGCCGATCTCGAGGCTCAAATCTCGGCCAACCGGCTCGGCGCCGAACGGCTTTTGCAAATGCGAAAGCTTTACGGTCCCCAGCTTGGGCTCATGATGCGGGAGCTGCGCCGCTACGAGACCGAGCTGACCCGCCGCGCCTTGGCGGCCTTGCCGCGGGGCCGATTTTCTTTCGAGGACTGGCTCGACGACGACGGGATCGGCGACGCCCCGGTCCGTTTGGCGGTGGAAATCCGAGTCGGACCGCGCGGCGTGAAGGTGGATTTCAGCGGCTCGGCCCCTCAAACCGCCGGCCCGGTCAATGCAACCTTCGCCATCACCCTCTCGGCGGTGGCCTATGCCTTTCGTTGTTTGGTCCGGGCTTTGACCGGCGAGGACCTGCTCTCGCTGGAGCCGATCGAGGTCTTCGCCCCCAAGGGCACGGTTCTGAACGCCCGCTATCCGGCGCCGGTGGCCGGCGGCAACGTCGAGACCAGCCAACGGCTGGTCGACGTTCTGTTCGGCGCCTTGGCGAAGGCCCTGCCCCG is drawn from bacterium and contains these coding sequences:
- a CDS encoding hydantoinase/oxoprolinase family protein, which gives rise to SAGADPGPICYGRGGTRLTVTDAQVWLGRIPPEHFLGGRMKIHREKIRQPLRRLARQLKLGLEAAAEGVLAVANANIVRALRVLSLERGYDPRDFLLLPFGGAGGLHAADLAEELGMGRILLPPHPGLLSALGMAFADYRKDYVRTLLWPASAAGFGRLQRQLADLKRQAERQARDEGIAAASQKIRASLDLRYRGQSHELSVPFGPRWKSAFESEHLRRFGYRHRRRPLEVVNLRLELSAREARPPVDFSAASAASRPAAEFNRLHWNGRWIEAPVHRRQGLAAGFSAAGPALLVEPSATAFLKPGWKMTVAAQGHLLFENKTVRRPRG
- a CDS encoding hydantoinase B/oxoprolinase family protein, which gives rise to MAKAFDPIALELFRHRFASLCEEMGALLGRSAFSPNIKERRDYSCAIFDAAGAMAAQAAHIPVHLGSMPLSVKAALRAFPLRPGDVILLNDPYRGGTHLPDITVVTPIFAPGRHRPLFYAANRAHHSDVGGKTPGSMPLATHLEEEGVVIPPTLLLERGRWNRTFLRRFLRQVRRPEERRADLEAQISANRLGAERLLQMRKLYGPQLGLMMRELRRYETELTRRALAALPRGRFSFEDWLDDDGIGDAPVRLAVEIRVGPRGVKVDFSGSAPQTAGPVNATFAITLSAVAYAFRCLVRALTGEDLLSLEPIEVFAPKGTVLNARYPAPVAGGNVETSQRLVDVLFGALAKALPRVLPAASQGTMNNVAFGNAGFAYYETLAGGIGAGPERPGLSATHSHMTNTLNTPIEALESELPVRIGAYRIRRGSGGKGRRGGGDGLVRDYVFLEDTEVTVLSDRRRRRPYGLSGGKDGRSGANWVIAKPNRAGPELKLKLPSKFERRFKVGETLRIETPGGGGFGRK